In Flavobacterium cerinum, one genomic interval encodes:
- a CDS encoding thrombospondin type 3 repeat-containing protein, with translation MYIPKRLFILVFTLFTAFVFGQQEETVGGISSGSQLHSLPMLEVTDPKYASLSQQNVFTSIDPAVYVYFGFKDAVIDQAAYLAQYSCEVRLKIMPFNNANASLPAYNITLKIKHDNLTEGVKFDDYVVYKLPGIHKANVAVEAIQYKDMADQNIPLVSNSTAYLQLRFKTDRYYNIKNTTVNPVSRRLIKYNGMAETVVNNVSDGAEELEINWSRYNDAPAVEYELEWTWIDNYGPNGTKLQPNQIALTEQDFKQNSTRIQTKDLKYRIPLVFSKGYLVYRVRPVGRFLDDTKKSYYGTWSSGLAGAFQNVGNWITFLDIDADHEVGKKNWQYEASFAEEGKKKEIVNYFDGTLRNRQTVTKTNTNNKATVGEVIYDNQGRAAIEVLSAPVEASGIRYYRDLNKNDNNTIFSHNDFDWDDRRAFDCEPFIPPGMSKSSGASKYYSEENAFVGNYQDFVPNANKYPFSQIEYTPDNTGRIRRKGGVGIDHQLGSGHEMNYFYLQPAQEELNRLFGYKVGDFKRYKKNVIVDQNKQVTVSYLNPQGKTIATALAGDNQRDPLVSLEDEANSDLHEMTRTNMMSNNDPYVSGLNGILQDGVKLSSQVGVIKDGQLTFNYGLTHTTNTYNDFCMQGKHYPFVFDWNLTLLDDCGNDMLNNMLGASEGIAQIGTVNLNSYTPNAPAIVFSRSLTSGSLRIGSYTLSKDVRVNQAAVEQYADDYIAQLKQQTNPCYPDLGPFTVDISEEDCHVTCRSCEEALVCSYLTPQQCVLFQGMFPVGSDESVLGNISIRESYVILAERQYVINNLNSNFSGSSFVYSGSQFIDANGIISQQTTNLYVTRFKKEFRGLLDGCRELCIQPSNTCNINTNMLLTDVSPHGQYGSIAGIDFPTAQPSGTTNPATPATPSAPNIDDTLSLFNEDNQLLYGGSSVQTFTDPNTGAVVTQNVSNYNWRRPATPYMDDNGDVSKVKVVLIGSNTYSPEVIPSASVENDPNDPSSNNKYVLPQYLSNVSDFVNNWKSSWAESLLPYHPEYQYLRYNQAICAKLNSSGENSDGFDEKLTNMDYTNVFMTNGIVQNLVTLSANDPFYNQQITATPANNINYDVETAADYQLRVRLLQEAMNTNYEGVKLANNARLNMLQTAYYTTVFGNGIAPASVYQSLVTAPLSQLLSNINALNPTEKERVWKSFVNNYIAFKQKTRTVYSHIFALRNSGYNGCIGDVQNVDTFVTLFEKYNTTGNYSNLLQTINTAFATPVPTTPAGRILACSTTTVAYYKDKEKRFISADYGFNSGVPGSQTIADATADADANIYYQTGKCPLLVDMESLLDGLVNPSFQNQGLLLYGFNAYSMPMLTPDLFNAMLLDPAAYAANPQNVTINGNIVNGGSSLSLSFNTASGSIAQPIDLQFIGLNQFNYTNGCNEGLPAPSWTTYNSNFKIVDFKNIYFVPGSFNPSNNTYKFQIVAVIKRLTGTNCPALEEVVIEGTTKAALGQCDFSGNAAGENGTNCDKRVRFEKALVRVMNALKGMNPSLQGQLFASNVGLKGAPNDKYTYGSSIMPEVLNDSALNSTWSCSPNTSFTVNGPTPFTIYHLVNESGNPSFLPGSFYRVTGIKIEKNIVNGVPNGDDKITISYLDLKDQILTLKGRITPLNFDCICTEEVSPKQVAEANFLNLTNHLWTQGQSTIIMDGYNPLEMQAVAPYINGNTPTVNQYTTIWSNGLSEQRGLLFNFFNGSQECQFKLNVYSAPGRGNVFTDYVEQITHFSNFKIIQNLGNNTYLFSVFVHHGPYMTASGRFVTNYPAGIKEARGTISCMKETFCEEDFAVSNALTSVLQNLIHQQTVADGSTVNGLSSLNTFVNLSGAAASASINNFYSVENSTQSQIGFTLAKQSDCEVVFTVPGVPFANIAGISGFAFTNSQSGNFTVNVTTNTGTVVVASGSAKCLTTRKCSSVIQVPCISCIPSTVPPVACVDKWKQFIASMSNIQGYQLPDYLSQNAKYFCESNFGYITADYLFYLNVMGIYDASQPNFLTISEFGATKLNYGFNGTQIVITAYAAYLQTHPYTTWSEFVDLYMVDNKVCVPAPMVPTISLEVDNIPSACQIFVNSVKETYLQELLAQYFATKREEFKQKYIKAAIDGLQESLEKLSYDKEYQYTLYYYDQAGNLVQTVPPQGVSRLRADANSTINMVRNTNPEEEHPEVNGVLVDPNHTMKTLYRYNSLNQMVWQKTPDGGETRFAYDQLGRIIASQDAKQAGQSRFSYTVYDGLGRTVETGEYDASGQGYINEEGTFMIGGSPVGELETHNHKRFEVTRTLYDTPLINSTNWFDSYAGNNNHKRVTAILTYDFLEDGVNFNEQPIIAYDRYNNAILYDYDIHGNVKELVLHTNKQVLTDINQDIKKVIYDYDLISGNVNSVTYQPKKSDQFIHRYEYDADNRITQVYTSKDKIVWEKEAKYDYYEHGPLARLEIGDKRVQGLDYFYTLQGWLKGVNSERLGTITLRGVYTNYDIGGDGDIFRDVAKDAFGFGLNYFRGDYNSRFYNGGADYMPINYSRNGYEGDKNLYNGNIKEMVTSLMDLDQTNLSTQFNYYQYDQLNRIKGMTSKIIEGNFGFVEDSYRSDYSYDRNGNLMTLNRWAPRYKNSGMTELMDQLRYNYQPGTNKLTHVNDEVPNGVFTNDPSNPNDTSLDIDNQKPDNYLYDEIGQLTSDEKEGLSIEWRADGKIKSVFKTNGTIISFGYDGLGNRISKTVSNGIDNTTTFYQRDGEGNVLSTYEMVKKGLQAPRYYLIEQGIYGSSRLGVEKGRKELNANTGRGIALRMDAIVASAQITENVSQALLTTPSSIWGLSFSGNNKTTWEDGGNSINFFDQAGARTQEFEIRTNFKIVGGSSMTVDRNHALVVLDGARRPEQKQWHNSVARIVIKRKADGTYVPTLEIEKYSKMFHRYKPFFVFHRRWNYRNYKTVWRYELRNAIPETEWNFHAKVSVSSGSYKPEFTINGNKYTSRDFIGSVVQEINGPESDDYRDFPEPQSVHNTLGKTDKEYGNVEGNNLRNSYQGVPVEMCDFTYTVDNGQGSSSVAINVFPFDEGPVGQPSSTNNLLTMARDGVPYTQSYCGPTAADADGDGIPDAFDNCPNKFNPDQKDSDFDGIGDVCDNCVITYNPNQADTDGDGRGDVCDNCINNPNYNQIDTDGDGIGDACDNCRTIYNPGQEDSDGDGIGDVCEGLDQGQGTSAAIGTPITAYRFIGDKYYELSNHLGNVLSVVTDRKLLGRYGRGVLLIPDVIAYNDYYPFGMLVPNRHESTEDYRYGFNGKEDDDELKGEGNSYDYGFRIYDARIGKFLSVDPLTESYPWYTPYQFAGNTPIQAIDLDGLEEYHYTLTVKNGKTKFTLTKVKTHNEHDFWFDTKILSKRYLVKHNKTEYYIGFAGSYGRGNSNKVETLETFILNQSKHSLADFQYSFLNKTQSYNLEMTSMAIDSQNNTVMPMGVDPWYAQADEAPKELLIEKINGRFPRNYKYAGKTYTFEKGTALAKKYPKGVPFTKGGFPNFGAYVKKTVDIGSLNISPNTDFARANEKAGYSETPANYTWHHVEYSAKLQLVPTDLHDAVKHTGGRATDAPKKEKKKK, from the coding sequence AACCGAACCAAATTGCTTTAACCGAACAGGATTTTAAGCAAAATAGTACCCGTATACAAACGAAAGATTTAAAATATAGAATTCCGTTAGTGTTTTCTAAAGGATATTTGGTATACCGTGTAAGACCGGTGGGACGATTCCTGGATGATACAAAAAAGAGTTACTACGGAACCTGGTCTTCCGGATTAGCCGGAGCCTTTCAAAATGTAGGCAACTGGATTACTTTTCTTGATATAGATGCCGATCATGAAGTAGGAAAAAAGAACTGGCAGTATGAGGCTTCTTTTGCCGAAGAAGGTAAGAAAAAAGAGATCGTTAACTATTTCGATGGTACACTACGCAATCGCCAGACCGTTACAAAAACGAATACTAATAACAAAGCTACTGTTGGTGAGGTTATTTATGATAACCAGGGAAGAGCTGCTATAGAAGTATTATCAGCTCCAGTTGAGGCTTCCGGTATTCGCTACTATAGGGATTTAAATAAAAATGATAATAATACCATTTTTTCCCATAATGATTTCGACTGGGATGATCGAAGAGCGTTCGATTGTGAACCTTTCATTCCACCGGGAATGTCGAAAAGTTCCGGTGCGAGTAAATATTATTCGGAAGAAAATGCATTCGTAGGAAATTATCAGGACTTTGTGCCTAATGCGAATAAATATCCTTTTTCACAGATTGAATATACACCTGATAATACCGGAAGGATTCGAAGAAAAGGAGGCGTAGGTATCGATCATCAGTTGGGTAGCGGACATGAGATGAATTATTTCTATCTGCAACCGGCGCAAGAAGAATTAAATCGACTTTTTGGGTATAAAGTAGGGGACTTCAAGCGCTATAAAAAGAATGTTATTGTTGATCAAAATAAACAGGTTACAGTAAGCTATCTTAATCCTCAGGGAAAAACTATTGCTACAGCACTGGCTGGTGATAATCAGAGAGACCCTCTGGTTTCATTGGAAGACGAAGCTAATAGCGACCTGCATGAAATGACAAGGACTAATATGATGTCCAATAACGATCCGTATGTTTCCGGACTAAACGGAATATTACAGGACGGTGTAAAGTTAAGTAGCCAGGTTGGTGTTATTAAAGATGGTCAGTTAACTTTTAATTATGGTTTGACGCATACTACCAATACCTACAACGATTTTTGTATGCAAGGAAAACACTATCCTTTTGTGTTTGATTGGAATCTGACTCTTTTGGATGATTGTGGAAACGATATGCTGAATAATATGTTAGGAGCATCAGAAGGAATTGCCCAAATAGGGACAGTAAATCTGAATTCCTATACACCAAATGCTCCGGCAATTGTGTTTAGTAGAAGTTTGACATCCGGTTCATTGCGAATCGGTTCTTATACTTTAAGTAAGGATGTCCGGGTGAACCAGGCGGCAGTTGAACAATATGCTGATGACTATATCGCACAATTAAAGCAACAAACCAATCCGTGTTATCCGGATTTGGGACCTTTTACAGTTGATATCAGTGAAGAAGACTGTCATGTGACATGTAGAAGTTGTGAAGAAGCGTTGGTTTGCAGTTATCTGACACCTCAGCAATGTGTGTTATTTCAAGGGATGTTCCCTGTTGGTAGCGATGAAAGTGTACTTGGAAATATAAGTATAAGAGAATCCTATGTAATACTGGCTGAACGTCAATATGTGATCAATAATCTAAACAGTAATTTTTCCGGAAGTTCGTTTGTTTATAGCGGATCACAGTTTATTGATGCAAACGGAATCATTTCGCAGCAAACAACTAATTTATATGTAACCCGTTTCAAAAAAGAATTTAGAGGATTACTGGATGGTTGTAGAGAATTATGTATTCAGCCAAGCAATACCTGTAACATAAATACCAATATGTTATTGACCGATGTTAGTCCACACGGACAATACGGTTCGATTGCAGGTATTGATTTCCCGACGGCACAACCAAGCGGAACAACGAATCCTGCTACTCCGGCTACGCCATCGGCGCCGAATATTGATGATACGTTGAGCTTGTTTAATGAAGACAACCAATTGTTATACGGCGGTTCTTCGGTTCAAACCTTTACTGATCCGAATACGGGAGCAGTTGTAACACAAAATGTATCGAACTACAACTGGAGAAGACCGGCGACACCGTATATGGATGATAATGGAGATGTTTCGAAGGTTAAAGTGGTACTGATAGGCAGTAATACGTATAGTCCGGAAGTGATACCTTCGGCAAGTGTTGAAAATGATCCTAATGATCCGTCGTCAAATAATAAATATGTACTACCGCAATATTTAAGTAATGTATCGGACTTTGTAAATAATTGGAAGTCAAGTTGGGCAGAATCCTTATTACCTTACCACCCGGAATACCAGTATTTAAGATACAATCAGGCAATTTGCGCCAAATTAAACTCATCCGGTGAGAACTCCGATGGCTTTGATGAAAAGCTTACAAATATGGATTATACCAATGTCTTTATGACAAACGGTATTGTTCAGAATTTAGTTACATTATCAGCGAATGATCCTTTCTATAACCAGCAAATTACAGCAACTCCTGCTAATAATATTAATTATGATGTAGAAACAGCAGCAGATTATCAGTTAAGAGTAAGATTGTTACAGGAAGCTATGAACACGAATTATGAAGGTGTTAAGCTTGCTAATAATGCACGACTGAATATGCTTCAGACGGCTTATTATACTACTGTTTTCGGAAATGGAATTGCACCGGCTTCTGTATATCAGAGCTTAGTTACGGCTCCTCTTAGTCAGTTGTTATCGAATATTAATGCGTTGAATCCAACTGAAAAAGAACGCGTTTGGAAGAGTTTTGTAAATAATTATATCGCGTTTAAACAAAAAACAAGAACAGTTTACTCTCATATTTTCGCTTTACGTAATAGTGGTTATAATGGTTGTATCGGAGACGTACAAAACGTTGATACTTTTGTAACGCTATTTGAAAAATATAATACTACAGGGAACTATAGCAACTTGTTGCAGACTATCAATACAGCATTCGCTACTCCGGTTCCAACAACTCCTGCCGGTAGAATATTGGCTTGCTCTACGACTACTGTTGCCTACTATAAAGATAAAGAAAAACGATTTATTTCGGCAGATTACGGCTTTAACTCGGGCGTACCGGGTTCACAGACTATCGCGGATGCAACTGCTGATGCGGATGCCAATATCTATTACCAAACCGGAAAATGTCCGCTTTTGGTTGATATGGAAAGCTTATTGGATGGTTTAGTAAACCCATCATTCCAGAACCAGGGATTATTGCTTTACGGCTTTAATGCCTATAGCATGCCTATGCTGACACCGGATTTATTTAATGCGATGTTGTTAGATCCGGCGGCATATGCAGCCAACCCACAAAATGTTACGATCAATGGTAACATTGTAAATGGTGGATCAAGTTTAAGCTTATCTTTTAACACTGCTAGTGGTTCCATTGCACAACCAATCGACTTGCAGTTTATTGGTTTAAATCAATTTAATTATACCAATGGTTGCAACGAAGGTTTACCTGCACCATCATGGACGACATATAATTCCAACTTTAAAATAGTTGATTTTAAAAACATTTATTTTGTGCCGGGATCATTTAATCCTAGCAATAATACTTATAAATTCCAGATTGTTGCCGTTATTAAAAGGCTTACAGGAACCAACTGTCCGGCTTTGGAGGAAGTTGTAATCGAAGGAACAACTAAAGCTGCTTTAGGACAGTGTGACTTTAGCGGAAATGCAGCTGGTGAAAACGGAACCAATTGCGATAAACGTGTTCGTTTTGAAAAAGCATTAGTACGTGTTATGAATGCTTTAAAAGGAATGAACCCAAGTTTACAAGGACAATTATTTGCGAGTAATGTAGGATTAAAGGGTGCTCCAAATGATAAGTATACCTATGGTAGCAGTATCATGCCGGAAGTGCTAAATGATAGTGCTTTAAATTCAACATGGTCATGTAGCCCGAATACCAGTTTTACGGTAAACGGCCCAACTCCGTTTACGATTTATCATCTGGTTAACGAATCCGGAAATCCATCTTTCCTACCGGGCTCTTTCTATAGAGTAACCGGAATTAAAATTGAAAAGAACATCGTGAATGGTGTTCCAAATGGTGATGATAAAATAACGATCAGTTATTTGGATCTGAAAGATCAGATATTAACGTTAAAAGGACGTATTACACCACTTAATTTTGATTGTATTTGTACTGAGGAAGTTTCTCCAAAACAAGTGGCAGAAGCAAATTTCTTAAACCTGACGAATCATCTTTGGACGCAAGGTCAGAGTACAATTATTATGGATGGTTATAATCCATTAGAAATGCAGGCGGTAGCACCGTATATTAACGGTAATACACCAACAGTAAACCAATATACAACTATATGGTCGAATGGATTGTCTGAGCAGAGAGGTCTTCTGTTTAACTTCTTTAACGGTTCTCAGGAATGTCAATTTAAATTGAATGTTTATTCTGCTCCGGGTAGAGGAAATGTTTTTACGGACTATGTTGAACAGATTACTCATTTCTCTAATTTTAAAATAATACAGAATTTAGGAAATAATACATACCTGTTTAGTGTTTTTGTTCACCATGGACCTTACATGACAGCAAGTGGCCGATTTGTGACAAATTACCCGGCTGGAATAAAGGAAGCTCGTGGTACGATCAGCTGTATGAAAGAAACGTTCTGTGAAGAAGATTTCGCAGTGTCAAATGCCCTGACGTCTGTTTTACAGAATCTTATCCATCAACAAACGGTGGCCGATGGATCTACAGTTAATGGGTTATCCTCTTTAAATACCTTTGTTAATTTGTCGGGAGCAGCAGCTTCAGCTAGCATAAATAATTTCTATTCAGTAGAGAACAGTACCCAATCGCAAATCGGATTTACATTAGCTAAACAGTCGGATTGTGAAGTTGTGTTTACCGTACCAGGTGTGCCATTTGCAAATATTGCTGGTATTTCAGGATTCGCTTTTACCAATTCGCAATCAGGTAATTTTACAGTAAATGTTACTACTAATACAGGAACAGTAGTTGTTGCCAGCGGTAGTGCCAAATGCTTAACAACACGAAAATGTAGTTCAGTAATTCAAGTGCCTTGTATATCGTGTATTCCTTCAACAGTACCTCCGGTGGCTTGTGTGGATAAATGGAAGCAGTTTATCGCATCAATGAGTAATATACAAGGATATCAATTGCCGGATTATTTATCTCAAAATGCTAAATATTTCTGTGAATCAAATTTTGGTTATATCACAGCCGATTATTTATTCTATTTGAATGTAATGGGGATTTATGATGCCAGTCAGCCAAACTTCTTAACCATAAGCGAATTTGGAGCTACCAAATTAAACTATGGATTTAACGGTACACAGATAGTTATCACAGCTTATGCAGCTTATTTACAAACACATCCTTATACAACCTGGAGCGAATTTGTTGATTTGTATATGGTTGATAATAAAGTTTGTGTTCCGGCGCCAATGGTCCCTACTATTAGCCTGGAAGTGGATAATATTCCTTCGGCCTGTCAGATTTTTGTAAACTCGGTTAAAGAAACCTATTTACAGGAATTATTAGCACAATATTTCGCAACGAAGCGAGAAGAATTCAAACAAAAATATATCAAAGCTGCTATCGACGGATTACAAGAATCGTTAGAAAAGTTGTCTTATGATAAAGAATATCAATATACATTATACTATTATGATCAGGCAGGAAACTTAGTACAAACAGTTCCGCCGCAAGGAGTTTCCCGATTAAGAGCGGATGCTAACAGTACGATCAATATGGTTAGGAACACAAATCCGGAAGAAGAACATCCGGAAGTAAACGGTGTTCTTGTCGATCCTAATCATACGATGAAAACGCTATACCGTTACAATTCCCTGAATCAGATGGTATGGCAAAAAACTCCGGATGGAGGTGAAACACGTTTTGCTTATGATCAGTTAGGACGTATAATTGCTTCCCAAGATGCCAAACAAGCAGGTCAGTCAAGATTCAGCTATACAGTATATGATGGTTTGGGAAGAACTGTTGAAACAGGAGAGTATGATGCATCTGGGCAAGGGTATATTAATGAGGAAGGAACTTTTATGATCGGTGGTTCTCCTGTAGGAGAATTGGAAACCCATAATCATAAACGTTTCGAAGTGACCCGAACACTTTATGATACTCCGCTTATAAATAGTACGAACTGGTTTGATTCTTATGCCGGAAATAATAACCATAAAAGAGTTACGGCTATTTTAACGTATGACTTTTTAGAAGATGGAGTAAACTTTAATGAGCAGCCAATTATAGCATATGACAGATATAATAATGCAATTTTATATGATTATGATATCCATGGAAATGTAAAAGAATTGGTACTTCATACAAATAAACAAGTACTGACAGATATAAATCAGGATATTAAAAAAGTGATTTATGATTACGATTTGATCAGTGGAAATGTGAATAGTGTAACCTATCAGCCTAAAAAATCGGATCAGTTTATTCACCGTTATGAATACGATGCTGATAACCGAATTACACAGGTGTATACAAGTAAGGATAAAATCGTATGGGAAAAAGAAGCGAAATATGATTACTATGAACACGGACCTTTAGCACGACTTGAAATCGGTGATAAGCGCGTACAGGGATTAGATTATTTCTATACGCTTCAGGGTTGGTTAAAAGGAGTAAACTCAGAAAGATTAGGAACAATCACCCTAAGAGGGGTGTATACCAACTATGATATAGGAGGTGACGGTGATATTTTTCGGGACGTTGCTAAAGATGCTTTTGGATTTGGGTTAAATTATTTTAGAGGAGATTATAACTCTAGATTCTATAATGGTGGTGCAGATTATATGCCTATCAATTATAGTAGAAATGGTTACGAAGGCGATAAAAATTTATATAATGGAAATATAAAAGAAATGGTCACTTCCTTAATGGATTTAGACCAGACAAATTTATCAACGCAGTTTAACTATTATCAATACGATCAGTTAAATAGAATTAAAGGTATGACGTCCAAAATCATTGAAGGTAATTTTGGATTTGTAGAAGATTCTTACCGTTCGGACTATTCCTATGATCGAAATGGAAACCTAATGACGTTGAACCGTTGGGCTCCAAGATATAAAAATTCAGGGATGACTGAGTTAATGGATCAATTGAGATACAATTACCAGCCAGGAACAAATAAACTGACACACGTTAACGATGAAGTTCCTAATGGTGTATTTACAAACGATCCTTCGAATCCGAATGATACTTCTTTGGATATAGACAATCAAAAACCAGACAACTATCTGTATGATGAGATAGGGCAGCTAACAAGTGATGAAAAAGAAGGTCTGAGTATTGAATGGAGAGCGGATGGAAAAATAAAATCTGTGTTTAAAACCAATGGGACCATAATTAGCTTTGGATATGATGGTTTAGGTAATAGAATTTCCAAAACGGTTAGTAATGGAATCGATAACACTACTACTTTCTATCAACGTGATGGAGAAGGGAATGTGTTGAGTACCTATGAAATGGTTAAGAAAGGATTACAAGCTCCGAGATACTACCTTATTGAACAGGGGATTTACGGAAGCAGTCGTCTTGGTGTTGAAAAAGGTAGAAAAGAGCTTAATGCTAATACCGGAAGAGGAATTGCATTAAGAATGGATGCGATTGTAGCTTCAGCACAAATTACAGAGAATGTTTCACAGGCGTTACTAACAACACCGTCTTCTATTTGGGGATTATCGTTTAGCGGTAATAACAAGACAACTTGGGAAGATGGCGGAAATAGTATCAATTTCTTTGATCAGGCCGGAGCAAGAACCCAGGAATTTGAAATCAGAACGAATTTCAAAATTGTTGGCGGTTCATCAATGACGGTTGATAGAAATCATGCTTTAGTTGTATTAGATGGTGCCAGAAGACCGGAACAAAAACAATGGCATAATAGTGTGGCGCGTATTGTGATCAAGAGAAAAGCGGATGGAACTTATGTGCCGACTTTAGAGATTGAGAAATACAGTAAAATGTTCCACCGTTATAAACCGTTTTTTGTTTTCCACAGACGTTGGAATTATAGAAACTATAAAACCGTTTGGAGATATGAGTTGAGAAATGCTATACCGGAGACCGAGTGGAATTTCCATGCGAAAGTTTCTGTGAGCAGTGGTAGTTACAAACCGGAGTTTACAATTAACGGAAATAAATATACGTCGAGAGATTTTATCGGAAGTGTAGTACAAGAGATAAACGGACCGGAATCGGATGATTACAGAGATTTCCCGGAACCTCAGAGTGTTCATAATACGTTAGGTAAAACGGATAAAGAATATGGAAATGTAGAAGGAAACAATTTAAGAAATTCATACCAGGGAGTTCCTGTTGAGATGTGTGACTTCACTTATACTGTAGACAATGGTCAGGGATCAAGCAGTGTGGCGATAAATGTTTTCCCTTTTGATGAAGGGCCAGTCGGACAACCGTCGTCAACAAATAATTTATTGACAATGGCAAGAGATGGAGTACCGTATACGCAATCGTATTGCGGGCCTACAGCAGCTGATGCTGATGGTGACGGAATTCCGGATGCTTTTGATAACTGTCCGAATAAATTTAACCCGGATCAGAAAGATTCAGATTTCGATGGTATAGGTGATGTTTGTGACAACTGTGTGATAACTTATAATCCAAACCAGGCAGATACTGACGGAGATGGTAGAGGGGACGTTTGTGATAACTGTATCAACAATCCGAACTACAATCAGATTGATACTGATGGTGATGGTATTGGAGATGCTTGTGATAACTGTAGAACGATTTATAACCCGGGTCAGGAAGATTCAGACGGAGATGGTATCGGAGATGTTTGTGAAGGATTGGATCAAGGGCAGGGAACTTCTGCAGCAATTGGTACGCCGATTACAGCTTATCGTTTTATAGGGGATAAATACTATGAATTATCGAACCATTTAGGAAACGTTCTTTCTGTAGTTACCGACCGTAAATTGTTAGGAAGATATGGTCGAGGTGTGCTGTTAATTCCGGACGTAATTGCATACAATGATTACTATCCGTTTGGGATGCTAGTTCCAAACCGACATGAATCTACGGAGGATTACCGTTACGGGTTTAATGGTAAAGAAGATGATGATGAATTAAAAGGGGAAGGAAACAGTTATGACTATGGATTTAGAATATATGATGCTAGGATTGGAAAATTCTTAAGTGTTGATCCGCTAACAGAAAGTTACCCATGGTATACACCTTATCAATTTGCCGGTAATACGCCAATCCAAGCAATTGATTTAGATGGTCTTGAAGAATATCATTATACTTTGACTGTTAAGAATGGGAAAACTAAGTTTACTCTAACAAAAGTCAAAACACATAATGAACATGATTTCTGGTTTGATACAAAAATTCTTAGTAAAAGATATTTAGTTAAGCATAATAAAACGGAATACTATATCGGTTTTGCAGGTTCTTATGGTAGAGGGAATAGTAATAAAGTTGAAACGCTCGAAACTTTCATTCTAAATCAATCAAAACATTCATTAGCCGACTTTCAATATTCTTTCCTTAATAAAACGCAGTCCTACAACCTGGAGATGACCAGTATGGCCATTGATTCTCAGAATAACACTGTGATGCCAATGGGTGTCGATCCATGGTATGCTCAGGCAGATGAGGCTCCGAAAGAACTTCTGATTGAAAAAATTAATGGAAGATTCCCAAGGAATTATAAATATGCGGGAAAAACTTATACTTTTGAAAAAGGAACAGCCCTAGCAAAAAAATATCCGAAAGGAGTACCTTTTACAAAAGGAGGTTTCCCTAATTTTGGTGCGTATGTGAAAAAAACTGTAGATATTGGCAGCCTAAATATAAGTCCTAACACAGATTTCGCAAGAGCTAACGAAAAAGCAGGTTATTCTGAAACACCGGCTAATTATACATGGCATCATGTTGAATATTCGGCTAAATTACAGTTAGTACCAACAGATTTACATGATGCTGTTAAACACACCGGAGGAAGAGCCACTGATGCACCGAAGAAAGAAAAAAAGAAGAAATAA
- a CDS encoding ankyrin repeat domain-containing protein yields MKLSITQSFKDIIEEDLLDLEKNIHFELPKEYKDFLLKYNGGRPNPNVFRTKKGEYETDIQFFFGITTGIYDILDNFHRLDDLDGKYIGIAIDSGGSLILMNLDSSEIYYYDTDIAELFLISESFEAFLKGLYNVTLEEDDFDRAVNKQDVSFFRDLIQSGKKIDEIVNKYDQPLLIAASLRNKLSLVKFCLDNNAKKDLALISAAGNGHLEVVKYLIEKGANIEERDPLQNNDTPLIQAAFNGSLDIVKLLINRGADIYAEDIHENNALNKAYWSDNQELIDYLENEVYN; encoded by the coding sequence ATGAAACTATCGATAACACAATCTTTTAAAGACATTATTGAAGAGGATCTTTTAGATCTGGAAAAGAATATACATTTTGAATTGCCTAAAGAATACAAAGATTTTTTACTCAAGTACAATGGAGGTAGACCGAACCCTAATGTATTTCGTACAAAAAAAGGAGAGTATGAAACAGATATACAATTTTTCTTTGGTATTACGACAGGTATTTATGATATATTAGATAATTTTCACCGCTTAGATGATCTTGATGGAAAGTATATAGGAATAGCCATTGATAGTGGAGGAAGTTTAATACTGATGAATTTAGATTCTTCAGAAATTTACTACTATGACACAGATATAGCAGAATTATTCCTGATCTCAGAAAGTTTTGAAGCCTTTTTAAAAGGACTTTATAACGTGACTTTAGAGGAGGATGATTTTGACAGAGCAGTAAATAAACAAGATGTTTCCTTTTTTAGAGATCTTATTCAGAGCGGAAAAAAAATTGATGAAATTGTCAATAAGTATGATCAACCTCTTTTGATAGCTGCATCTCTTCGCAATAAGTTAAGTTTAGTTAAGTTTTGTTTGGATAATAATGCAAAAAAAGATTTGGCTTTAATTAGTGCTGCGGGTAACGGACATTTAGAAGTAGTTAAGTATTTAATAGAAAAAGGAGCAAATATAGAAGAAAGAGATCCGTTACAAAACAATGACACCCCTTTAATTCAAGCCGCATTTAATGGAAGTCTTGACATTGTAAAGCTATTGATCAATAGAGGGGCTGATATATATGCAGAAGATATCCATGAAAATAATGCATTAAATAAAGCATATTGGTCCGACAATCAAGAGCTGATCGATTATCTTGAAAATGAGGTATATAATTAA